One genomic region from Colletes latitarsis isolate SP2378_abdomen chromosome 10, iyColLati1, whole genome shotgun sequence encodes:
- the Rim2 gene encoding replication in mitochondria 2: MLDRDTAIHLIAGGVAGTAGAIVTCPLEVIKTRLQSSSGFYPPSVNKELTSASGTCNSIPKSEQRRRLFTGGFTRYNLIAISHFSVPPGGTPRSHAAPRIFQYIRYIIETEGIRALFKGLGPNLVGVAPSRAIYFCAYSKSKGAFNTILPPDTPIVHVCSAFCAGFVACTLTNPIWFVKTRLQLDHRTNRITALECMHRIYLQSGIRGFYKGIVASYVGISETVIHFVIYEAAKAWLATHRSRVSRQDDRKTLRDFIEFMGAGSCSKAIASTIAYPHEVARTRLREEGTKYHGFWQTLRTVVTEEGMNGLYRGLCTHLIRQIPNTAIIMATYEAVVYILSRHFHQHSRTIVSPSGSQFYAEAKAKRELA; this comes from the exons AGTGGCCGGTACTGCAGGTGCAATAGTCACTTGTCCCCTGGAAGTAATCAAAACGCGACTGCAATCCTCTTCCGGTTTCTACCCACCGTCCGTCAACAAGGAGCTGACGTCCgcatctggtacttgcaatagtATACCAAAATCGGAACAGAGAAGGAGGTTGTTTACTGGAGGTTTCACTAG ATACAATCTAATCGCCATTTCGCACTTCAGTGTACCTCCAGGCGGCACTCCACGCTCCCACGCGGCTCCTCGTATCTTTCAATACATAAGGTACATTATCGAGACCGAAGGGATTCGTGCCCTGTTCAAAGGGCTTGGACCGAATCTTGTAGGCGTCGCGCCATCAAGAGCAATTTACTTTTGCGCCTACTCGAAGAGCAAAGGTGCCTTTAACACAATCCTACCACCGGACACGCCAATCGTTCACGTCTGCTCCGCATTTTGCGCAG GTTTCGTGGCATGCACGTTGACAAATCCTATTTGGTTCGTGAAGACCAGGCTACAGCTGGACCACCGAACGAACAGAATCACGGCACTGGAATGCATGCACAGGATATATTTGCAATCG GGTATCCGGGGATTCTACAAAGGTATTGTGGCCTCCTATGTAGGAATAAGCGAAACTGTGATACATTTCGTGATCTACGAGGCTGCGAAGGCTTGGCTGGCCACGCACAGGTCCAGAGTGTCCAGGCAGGACGATCGAAAAACGTtgcgcgattttatagagtttaTGGGAGCTGGTTCATGCTCCAAAGCGATCGCATCCACCATCGCCTACCCCCATG AGGTGGCAAGGACACGATTGAGAGAGGAAGGTACAAAGTATCATGGGTTCTGGCAAACTTTGAGGACTGTCGTCACTGAAGAGGGTATGAACGGTTTGTACAGGGGATTGTGCACCCATCTGATCAGGCAGATACCAAACACGGCTATTATAATGGCAACGTACGAAGCGGTGGTGTACATCCTTAGCAGGCACTTCCATCAGCATTCGCGTACCATCGTTAGCCCCAGCGGGTCCCAGTTCTACGCGGAAGCGAAGGCGAAGAGAGAGCTTGCCTAG
- the LOC143347133 gene encoding peroxiredoxin-5, mitochondrial-like, translating into MPRIRKGDRVPSMTLYEALPENRRNILELIADKKAIIFGVPGAYVPGCSKVHLGGFIEKSIQLQFLGFQEIICVAVNDPYVMSAWGNAKGADDKVRMLADPTGSYTKAIGMDIDIPELGGTRSRRYSMATVNGVVKELFMDSPNVKLTCLQTKGIPTYCT; encoded by the exons ATGCCACGAATCAGAAAAGGGGACAGAGTGCCTAGCATGACCTTGTACGAAGCTCTACCAGAGAATCGGCGAAATATCTTGGAACTGATAGCGGACAAAAAGGCCATTATATTTGGGGTACCTGGAGCCTACGTACCAGGATGCTCCAAGGTCCACTTAGGGGGATTTATAGAAAA GTCGATCCAGCTGCAGTTTCTAGGCTTTCAGGAAATAATTTGCGTGGCTGTGAACGATCCGTACGTTATGTCCGCTTGGGGAAACGCCAAAGGCGCGGACGACAAG GTGAGAATGCTAGCGGACCCAACGGGATCGTACACGAAGGCCATCGGAATGGACATCGATATTCCAGAATTAGGTGGAACAAGGAGTCGAAGATATTCCATGGCAACGGTGAACGGCGTTGTCAAGGAACTATTTATGGACTCGCCCAATGTAAAGCTTACGTGTCTGCAAACAAAAGGAATTCCGACTTATTGTACCTGA